The proteins below come from a single Garra rufa chromosome 3, GarRuf1.0, whole genome shotgun sequence genomic window:
- the tox3 gene encoding TOX high mobility group box family member 3, whose amino-acid sequence MDVFYPSAGGNSIPGDPQNLDFSHCLGYYNYNKFGNNNNYMNMADANGALLAGDTFHTPSLGDEEFEIPPITPPPETEPGMGLQEVDSPFPGLPNHPNSHRGSFTPQFPPQSLELPSITISRNMMEQEGQINNGHPGAVGQTHLRQYPPNPTMVMRSIISMHNPNGMMSQNQLTTINQSQINTQLGLNMTGSNIAHTSPSPPASKSATPSPSSSINEDDQEEGNRVIGEKRPAPDAGKKPKTPKKKKKKDPNEPQKPVSAYALFFRDTQAAIKGQNPNATFGEVSKIVASMWDGLGEEQKQVYKSKTEAAKKEYLKALAAYRASLVSKAAAESAEAQTIRSVQQTLASTSLSPALVMPSPLSQHPSMSAAAQALQQALPRAIAPKPLQMRVGSSQIVTSVTVAHQNMTPGGVQSQLLGQMGAGGPQSAVSSQLSPPMQPRHASMQQQMQQQQQMQQHLQHHQMQQQQMHHQQIQQQMQQQHFQHHLQQQLQQHHMQQQQQQQHHQQMQQMQHMQHMQQMQQHQMQQQQCSPVQHSPGTPHSASLGSPPPPPASQPHPSQVQAHAQVLSQVSIY is encoded by the exons aCGTTTCATACACCAAGTCTTGGTGACGAGGAGTTTGAAATACCCCCCATCACCCCTCCTCCTGAGACCGAGCCTGGTATGGGCCTCCAGGAGGTGGACTCACCTTTCCCCGGGCTACCTAACCACCCCAACTCTCATCGGGGGTCGTTCACCCCTCAGTTTCCACCCCAGAGCCTGGAGCTGCCCTCAATCACCATCTCCAGAAATATGATGGAGCAGGAAGGACAAATCAACAATGGGCATCCTGGG gCTGTTGGTCAGACCCATCTCCGCCAGTATCCTCCAAACCCCACCATGGTGATGCGCTCCATCATTAGCATGCATAACCCCAATGGCATGATGTCACAAAACCAGCTTACCACCATCAACCAGTCCCAGATCAACACACAGCTGGGGCTGAATATGACCGGATCGAACATTGCTCACACATCCCCCTCCCCACCCGCCAGCAAATCAGCTACACCCTCTCCCTCCAGCTCTATTAATGAAGACGACCAAGAGGAAGGAAACAGG GTGATTGGTGAAAAGCGTCCGGCCCCTGACGCAGGTAAGAAGCCGAAGACGcccaagaaaaagaagaagaaggatCCCAATGAGCCTCAGAAGCCAGTGTCTGCATACGCCCTGTTCTTCAGAGACACCCAGGCGGCTATTAAAGGCCAGAACCCTAACGCCACGTTCGGAGAGGTGTCCAAGATAGTAGCTTCGATGTGGGATGGACTGGGAGAGGAGCAGAAACAG GTTTACAAAAGCAAAACAGAAGCAGCGAAGAAGGAGTACCTGAAAGCTCTCGCAGCGTACCGCGCTAGCCTTGTGTCAAAG GCTGCCGCGGAGTCAGCGGAGGCCCAGACGATCCGCTCGGTGCAGCAGACTCTCGCCTCCACCAGCCTGTCGCCGGCACTCGTGATGCCTTCCCCCCTATCCCAGCATCCCTCGATGTCCGCCGCGGCACAGGCACTCCAGCAGGCCCTGCCTCGAGCCATCGCCCCAAAACCTCTGCAAATGCGTGTCGGCAGCAGCCAGATTGTCACCTCGGTCACGGTAGCTCATCAGAACATGACGCCCGGCGGCGTTCAGTCGCAGCTGCTCGGGCAGATGGGAGCGGGCGGTCCGCAGTCGGCCGTGTCTTCGCAATTGAGTCCGCCGATGCAGCCCCGGCACGCTTCCATGCAGCAGCagatgcagcagcagcagcagatgCAGCAGCACTTGCAGCACCATCAAATGCAGCAGCAGCAAATGCACCACCAGCAGATTCAGCAGCAAATGCAGCAGCAGCATTTCCAGCATCACCTGCAGCAGCAGCttcagcagcaccacatgcagcagcagcagcagcagcagcaccacCAACAGATGCAgcaaatgcagcacatgcaacacatgcagcagatgcagcagcATCAAATGCAGCAGCAGCAGTGTTCGCCCGTGCAGCACTCGCCCGGCACGCCACACTCGGCCTCTCTCGGCAGCCCGCCGCCGCCTCCCGCGTCCCAGCCTCACCCCTCGCAGGTACAGGCTCACGCGCAGGTCCTGTCGCAAGTGAGCATCTACTGA